One segment of Ficedula albicollis isolate OC2 chromosome 2, FicAlb1.5, whole genome shotgun sequence DNA contains the following:
- the ARHGAP39 gene encoding rho GTPase-activating protein 39 isoform X1 codes for MADEGMVGSLRGRRLEWVEIIEPRTRERMYANLITGECVWDPPAGVRIKRTNENQWWELFDPNTSRFYYYNATTQRTVWHRPQNCDIIPLAKLQTLKQNTESPRASTENSPGRSSNVSREGSTSSSLEQELEGNEKVQEQRSSRQPSQYSVVKEETESSSPSGVFEKEYDIYRDYSTEGQLLHYRTSSLRWNAGTKERMLIKVTDREPSFLLHQGNGYTPENQPGSRSRRPSGGQQSPNLQTFSSDADNSVFFPERKQSPFLKRAEHVGSCSPLLGRGDSFCSPLQAQHRKHSSESQPSSPRYAYEPPLYEEPPMEYQAPIYDEPPVDMQYEASGSYKAGSPQKSPIRKPHPFLQSPKQGSNSPYQQLVLTKQKCPDRFMSLEYSPAGKEYVRQLVYVEQSGSSPKMKTGLRHKYSPNPIGGSYSLQHSPCLVRDQRLEIKSGDYSSMEGPDFCPGPTGAQVAQGEDSMSWSSQQDTLSSTGYSPSTRKRKSRKPSVNHDANASSTDGSGEREVLGELGEERATPGPNRSPMNRTESKAAEAEAARGFPEPFLAQARLAWEAQQAHYHMKQRSSWDSQKDGSGYESDGALPLPMPGPVVRAFSEDEALAQQENKHWKRNTFEKLGFPQILLEKSVSVQTNLASPEPYLHPSQSEDLGACAQFENSRQTRNMMPSASCVFPTFNLRKPSSETDIENWASKHFNKHTQGLFRRKVSIANMLAWSSESIKKPMIMTNDRNVKKEACEIFKLIQMYMGDRRAKTDQLNVALEIATKGWSMQGLRDELYIQLCRQTTENFRYESLARGWELMAICLAFFPPTPKFHSYLEGYIYRHMDPVNDTKVSRHLRHLLARTNQKKPKLRKKPKPQSEEIPGVAISTYAKYCYNKLQKAALTGAKKGLKKPNIEEIRHAKNAVFNPSMFGSSLQDIVAMQKERYPDRQLPWVQTRLSEEVLALNGDQTEGIFRVPGDIDEVNALKLQVDQWKIPTGLEDPHVPASLLKLWYRELEEPLIPHEFYEQCISHYENPEAAIAVVHSLPRINRMVLCYLIRFLQVFVQPANVAVTKMDVNNLAMVMAPNCLRCQSDDPRIIFENTRKEMSFIRVLIQHLDTSFMEGVL; via the exons gctggaatggGTGGAAATCATCGAGCCTCGGACCCGGGAGCGCATGTACGCCAACCTCATCACGGGGGAGTGCGTGTGGGACCCCCCCGCCGGGGTGCGGATCAAACGCACCAATGAGAACCAGTGGTGGGAGCTCTTCGACCCCAACACCTCCCGCTTCTACTACTACAATGCCACCACGCAGAGGACGGTGTGGCACCGTCCCCAGAACTGCGACATCATCCCGCTGGCCAAGCTGCAGACGCTGAAGCAGAACACGGAGTCGCCGCGGGCTTCCACGGaaaacagccctggcaggagcagcaatgtcagcagggagggaagcacCAGCTCGTccttggagcaggagctggagggcaACGAGAAGGTGCAGGAGCAGCGGTCGAGCCGCCAGCCCAGCCAGTATTCCGTGGTGAAGGAGGAAACAGAAAG TTCGTCGCCTTCCGGAGTGTTTGAGAAGGAATATGACATTTATCGGGATTACAGCACTGAAGGACAGCTCCTGCACTACAG GACCTCGTCCCTCCGATGGAACGCCGGCACCAAGGAGCGGATGCTGATCAAGGTGACGGATCGGGAGCCCAGCTTCCTCCTCCACCAAGGCAATGGCTACACCCCAGAAAACCAACCAGGCTCCCGTTCCCGTCGGCCCTCAGGCGGCCAACAGTCGCCCAACCTCCAAACCTTCTCCTCCGATGCCGACAACTCCGTCTTTTTCCCAGAGAGGAAGCAGTCACCCTTCCTGAAGAGGGCCGAGCATGTTGGCAGCTGCTCGCCACTGCTGGGCCGGGGAGATTCCTTCTGCTCTCCACTCCAAGCCCAGCATCGCAAACATTCCAGCGAATCTCAGCCCTCATCGCCCCGCTACGCCTATGAGCCCCCGCTCTACGAGGAGCCCCCCATGGAATACCAGGCTCCCATCTATGACGAGCCACCCGTGGACATGCAGTACGAAGCCAGTGGGAGCTACAAGGCTGGGTCCCCACAGAAATCACCCATCCGGAAGCCTCATCCTTTCCTTCAGTCGCCCAAGCAAGGCTCCAACTCACCCTACCAGCAGCTGGTGCTCACCAAGCAGAAGTGTCCAGACCGCTTCATGAGCCTGGAATACAGTCCGGCCGGCAAGGAATACGTCCGGCAGTTGGTCTATGTAGAGCAGTCGGGCTCCAGCCCCAAGATGAAGACAGGCTTGAGGCACAAATATTCCCCCAACCCCATTGGCGGCTCCTACTcgctgcagcacagcccctgcctggtGCGGGACCAACGCCTGGAGATCAAATCGGGTGACTACAGCAGCATGGAGGGACCCGACTTCTGCCCTGGCCCCACGGGGGCCCAGGTGGCCCAGGGCGAGGACTCCATGTCGTGGTCCAGCCAGCAGGACACCTTGTCCTCCACTGGTTACTCACCTTCCACTAGGAAGAGGAAAAGCCGGAAGCCTTCAGTGAACCATGACGCCAACGCCTCCTCCACGGATGGCTCAGGGGAGCGGGAGGTGTTGGGCGAGCTGGGTGAGGAACGAGCCACGCCGGGACCCAACAGGTCACCAATGAACCGGACGGAGAGCAAGGCGGCCGAGGCAGAGGCAGCACGGGGCTTCCCAGAGCCGTTCCTGGCGCAGGCGCGCCTGGCGTGGGAAGCGCAGCAGGCCCACTATCACATGAAGCAACGGAGCAGCTGGGATTCCCAAAAGGATGGTTCAGGCTACGAGAGTGATGGAGCCCTCCCGCTGCCCATGCCGGGCCCGGTGGTGCGAGCCTTCAGCGAGGACGAGGCATTGGCGCAGCAGGAGAACAAGCACTGGAAGAGGAACACCTTCGAGAAGCTGGGCTTCCCCCAGATCCTGCTGGAGAAGAGCGTCTCCGTCCAGACCAACCTGGCCTCCCCTGAGCCCTACCTGCATCCATCTCAG TCCGAGGACCTCGGTGCCTGCGCGCAGTTCGAGAACAGCCGGCAGACGCGGAACATGATGCCGAGCGCCAGCTGCGTCTTCCCCACCTTCAACCTGCGCAAGCCCTCCTCAGAGACGGACATTGAGAACTGGGCCTCCAAGCACTTCAACAAGCACACCCAAGGGCTCTTCCGACGGAAGGTCTCCATCGCCAACATGCTGGCCTGGAGCAGCGAATCCATCAAGAAACCCATGATCATGACCAACGACCGCAACGTCAAGAAGGAGGCGTGCGAGATCTTCAAGCTCATCCAGATGTACATGGGTGACCGGCGGGCCAAGACGGACCAGCTCAATGTGGCCTTGGAGATTGCCACCAAAGGTTGGAGCATGCAGGGGCTGCGAGACGAGCTCTACATCCAGCTGTGCCGGCAGACCACTGAGAACTTCCGTTATGAGAGCCTGGCCCGCGGCTGGGAGCTCATGGCCATTTGCTTGGCCTTTTTCCCACCCACTCCCAAATTCCATTCCTACCTTGAAGGATACATTTACCGTCACATGGATCCAGTGAATGACACCAAAG TCTCGCGGCACCTCCGGCACCTCCTGGCAAGGACCAATCAGAAGAAACCTAAATTGCGAAAGAAACCAAAGCCCCAGAGCGAGGAGATCCCGG GGGTGGCCATCAGCACTTACGCCAAGTACTGCTACAACAAACTCCAGAAGGCAGCGCTGACTGGAGCCAAGAAG GGCCTGAAGAAGCCGAACATTGAGGAGATCCGTCACGCCAAGAACGCAGTCTTCAACCCGTCCATGTTcggcagctccctgcaggacaTCGTGGCCATGCAAAAGGAGAGGTACCCAGACCGGCAACTGCCCTGGGTGCAGACTCGGCTCTCCGAGGAAGTCCTGGCGCTCAACGGGGACCAGACCGAGGGCATCTTCAG GGTCCCCGGTGACATCGACGAGGTCAACGCCCTCAAACTGCAGGTGGACCAATGGAAGATCCCCACTGGCTTGGAGGACCCACACGTTCCTG CATCGCTGCTGAAGCTGTGGTACCGTGAGCTGGAGGAGCCGCTGATCCCACATGAGTTCTACGAGCAGTGCATCTCCCACTATGAGAACCCCGAGGCTGCCATCGCCGTCGTCCACTCCCTGCCCCGGATCAACAGAATGGTGCTGTGCTACCTCATCCGCTTCCTCCAG GTCTTCGTGCAGCCAGCCAATGTGGCCGTCACCAAGATGGACGTCAATAACCTGGCCATGGTGATGGCCCCCAACTGCCTGCGCTGCCAATCGGACGACCCGCGGATCATCTTTGAGAACACGCGCAAGGAGATGTCCTTCATCCGTGTCCTCATCCAGCACCTGGACACCAGCTTCATGGAGGGCGTCCTATAG
- the ARHGAP39 gene encoding rho GTPase-activating protein 39 isoform X2 — protein MADEGMVGSLRGRRLEWVEIIEPRTRERMYANLITGECVWDPPAGVRIKRTNENQWWELFDPNTSRFYYYNATTQRTVWHRPQNCDIIPLAKLQTLKQNTESPRASTENSPGRSSNVSREGSTSSSLEQELEGNEKVQEQRSSRQPSQYSVVKEETESSSPSGVFEKEYDIYRDYSTEGQLLHYRTSSLRWNAGTKERMLIKVTDREPSFLLHQGNGYTPENQPGSRSRRPSGGQQSPNLQTFSSDADNSVFFPERKQSPFLKRAEHVGSCSPLLGRGDSFCSPLQAQHRKHSSESQPSSPRYAYEPPLYEEPPMEYQAPIYDEPPVDMQYEASGSYKAGSPQKSPIRKPHPFLQSPKQGSNSPYQQLVLTKQKCPDRFMSLEYSPAGKEYVRQLVYVEQSGSSPKMKTGLRHKYSPNPIGGSYSLQHSPCLVRDQRLEIKSGDYSSMEGPDFCPGPTGAQVAQGEDSMSWSSQQDTLSSTGYSPSTRKRKSRKPSVNHDANASSTDGSGEREVLGELGEERATPGPNRSPMNRTESKAAEAEAARGFPEPFLAQARLAWEAQQAHYHMKQRSSWDSQKDGSGYESDGALPLPMPGPVVRAFSEDEALAQQENKHWKRNTFEKLGFPQILLEKSVSVQTNLASPEPYLHPSQSEDLGACAQFENSRQTRNMMPSASCVFPTFNLRKPSSETDIENWASKHFNKHTQGLFRRKVSIANMLAWSSESIKKPMIMTNDRNVKKEACEIFKLIQMYMGDRRAKTDQLNVALEIATKGWSMQGLRDELYIQLCRQTTENFRYESLARGWELMAICLAFFPPTPKFHSYLEGYIYRHMDPVNDTKGVAISTYAKYCYNKLQKAALTGAKKGLKKPNIEEIRHAKNAVFNPSMFGSSLQDIVAMQKERYPDRQLPWVQTRLSEEVLALNGDQTEGIFRVPGDIDEVNALKLQVDQWKIPTGLEDPHVPASLLKLWYRELEEPLIPHEFYEQCISHYENPEAAIAVVHSLPRINRMVLCYLIRFLQVFVQPANVAVTKMDVNNLAMVMAPNCLRCQSDDPRIIFENTRKEMSFIRVLIQHLDTSFMEGVL, from the exons gctggaatggGTGGAAATCATCGAGCCTCGGACCCGGGAGCGCATGTACGCCAACCTCATCACGGGGGAGTGCGTGTGGGACCCCCCCGCCGGGGTGCGGATCAAACGCACCAATGAGAACCAGTGGTGGGAGCTCTTCGACCCCAACACCTCCCGCTTCTACTACTACAATGCCACCACGCAGAGGACGGTGTGGCACCGTCCCCAGAACTGCGACATCATCCCGCTGGCCAAGCTGCAGACGCTGAAGCAGAACACGGAGTCGCCGCGGGCTTCCACGGaaaacagccctggcaggagcagcaatgtcagcagggagggaagcacCAGCTCGTccttggagcaggagctggagggcaACGAGAAGGTGCAGGAGCAGCGGTCGAGCCGCCAGCCCAGCCAGTATTCCGTGGTGAAGGAGGAAACAGAAAG TTCGTCGCCTTCCGGAGTGTTTGAGAAGGAATATGACATTTATCGGGATTACAGCACTGAAGGACAGCTCCTGCACTACAG GACCTCGTCCCTCCGATGGAACGCCGGCACCAAGGAGCGGATGCTGATCAAGGTGACGGATCGGGAGCCCAGCTTCCTCCTCCACCAAGGCAATGGCTACACCCCAGAAAACCAACCAGGCTCCCGTTCCCGTCGGCCCTCAGGCGGCCAACAGTCGCCCAACCTCCAAACCTTCTCCTCCGATGCCGACAACTCCGTCTTTTTCCCAGAGAGGAAGCAGTCACCCTTCCTGAAGAGGGCCGAGCATGTTGGCAGCTGCTCGCCACTGCTGGGCCGGGGAGATTCCTTCTGCTCTCCACTCCAAGCCCAGCATCGCAAACATTCCAGCGAATCTCAGCCCTCATCGCCCCGCTACGCCTATGAGCCCCCGCTCTACGAGGAGCCCCCCATGGAATACCAGGCTCCCATCTATGACGAGCCACCCGTGGACATGCAGTACGAAGCCAGTGGGAGCTACAAGGCTGGGTCCCCACAGAAATCACCCATCCGGAAGCCTCATCCTTTCCTTCAGTCGCCCAAGCAAGGCTCCAACTCACCCTACCAGCAGCTGGTGCTCACCAAGCAGAAGTGTCCAGACCGCTTCATGAGCCTGGAATACAGTCCGGCCGGCAAGGAATACGTCCGGCAGTTGGTCTATGTAGAGCAGTCGGGCTCCAGCCCCAAGATGAAGACAGGCTTGAGGCACAAATATTCCCCCAACCCCATTGGCGGCTCCTACTcgctgcagcacagcccctgcctggtGCGGGACCAACGCCTGGAGATCAAATCGGGTGACTACAGCAGCATGGAGGGACCCGACTTCTGCCCTGGCCCCACGGGGGCCCAGGTGGCCCAGGGCGAGGACTCCATGTCGTGGTCCAGCCAGCAGGACACCTTGTCCTCCACTGGTTACTCACCTTCCACTAGGAAGAGGAAAAGCCGGAAGCCTTCAGTGAACCATGACGCCAACGCCTCCTCCACGGATGGCTCAGGGGAGCGGGAGGTGTTGGGCGAGCTGGGTGAGGAACGAGCCACGCCGGGACCCAACAGGTCACCAATGAACCGGACGGAGAGCAAGGCGGCCGAGGCAGAGGCAGCACGGGGCTTCCCAGAGCCGTTCCTGGCGCAGGCGCGCCTGGCGTGGGAAGCGCAGCAGGCCCACTATCACATGAAGCAACGGAGCAGCTGGGATTCCCAAAAGGATGGTTCAGGCTACGAGAGTGATGGAGCCCTCCCGCTGCCCATGCCGGGCCCGGTGGTGCGAGCCTTCAGCGAGGACGAGGCATTGGCGCAGCAGGAGAACAAGCACTGGAAGAGGAACACCTTCGAGAAGCTGGGCTTCCCCCAGATCCTGCTGGAGAAGAGCGTCTCCGTCCAGACCAACCTGGCCTCCCCTGAGCCCTACCTGCATCCATCTCAG TCCGAGGACCTCGGTGCCTGCGCGCAGTTCGAGAACAGCCGGCAGACGCGGAACATGATGCCGAGCGCCAGCTGCGTCTTCCCCACCTTCAACCTGCGCAAGCCCTCCTCAGAGACGGACATTGAGAACTGGGCCTCCAAGCACTTCAACAAGCACACCCAAGGGCTCTTCCGACGGAAGGTCTCCATCGCCAACATGCTGGCCTGGAGCAGCGAATCCATCAAGAAACCCATGATCATGACCAACGACCGCAACGTCAAGAAGGAGGCGTGCGAGATCTTCAAGCTCATCCAGATGTACATGGGTGACCGGCGGGCCAAGACGGACCAGCTCAATGTGGCCTTGGAGATTGCCACCAAAGGTTGGAGCATGCAGGGGCTGCGAGACGAGCTCTACATCCAGCTGTGCCGGCAGACCACTGAGAACTTCCGTTATGAGAGCCTGGCCCGCGGCTGGGAGCTCATGGCCATTTGCTTGGCCTTTTTCCCACCCACTCCCAAATTCCATTCCTACCTTGAAGGATACATTTACCGTCACATGGATCCAGTGAATGACACCAAAG GGGTGGCCATCAGCACTTACGCCAAGTACTGCTACAACAAACTCCAGAAGGCAGCGCTGACTGGAGCCAAGAAG GGCCTGAAGAAGCCGAACATTGAGGAGATCCGTCACGCCAAGAACGCAGTCTTCAACCCGTCCATGTTcggcagctccctgcaggacaTCGTGGCCATGCAAAAGGAGAGGTACCCAGACCGGCAACTGCCCTGGGTGCAGACTCGGCTCTCCGAGGAAGTCCTGGCGCTCAACGGGGACCAGACCGAGGGCATCTTCAG GGTCCCCGGTGACATCGACGAGGTCAACGCCCTCAAACTGCAGGTGGACCAATGGAAGATCCCCACTGGCTTGGAGGACCCACACGTTCCTG CATCGCTGCTGAAGCTGTGGTACCGTGAGCTGGAGGAGCCGCTGATCCCACATGAGTTCTACGAGCAGTGCATCTCCCACTATGAGAACCCCGAGGCTGCCATCGCCGTCGTCCACTCCCTGCCCCGGATCAACAGAATGGTGCTGTGCTACCTCATCCGCTTCCTCCAG GTCTTCGTGCAGCCAGCCAATGTGGCCGTCACCAAGATGGACGTCAATAACCTGGCCATGGTGATGGCCCCCAACTGCCTGCGCTGCCAATCGGACGACCCGCGGATCATCTTTGAGAACACGCGCAAGGAGATGTCCTTCATCCGTGTCCTCATCCAGCACCTGGACACCAGCTTCATGGAGGGCGTCCTATAG